A genomic window from Solanum dulcamara chromosome 11, daSolDulc1.2, whole genome shotgun sequence includes:
- the LOC129874128 gene encoding probable zinc transporter 10 — MTNYIFKNIAIFFIVISILVPKVLSVVEDCGAEEDNACVDKSKALPLKIIAIVSILITSMIGVCLPLVTRSIPALSPERSLFVIVKAFAAGIILATGFMHVLPDSFDMLSSSCLKENPWHKFPFTGFVAMLSAIVTMAIDSIATSLYSKKHKAGVVNPEIGQVQGGGDQEMGVLNAVHSHHHHGSFSTKDGVEGKKLLRYRVIAMVLELGIIVHSIVIGISLGASNNTCTIKGLVAALCFHQMFEGMGLGGCILQAEYKFMKKTLMAFFFAVTTPFGIALGIALSTTYEENSPRALITVGLLNASSAGLLIYMALVDLLAADFMGDKLQESVKLQIKSYMAVLLGAGGMSLMAKWA, encoded by the exons ATgacaaattatattttcaaaaacaTCGCCATCTTCTTCATTGTCATCTCGATTTTGGTCCCTAAAGTTTTATCAGTAGTAGAAGATTGTGGAGCAGAAGAAGACAATGCATGTGTCGACAAATCGAAAGCTTTACCCTTAAAAATCATAGCTATAGTCTCGATATTAATCACTAGCATGATCGGAGTATGTCTTCCATTGGTCACGCGTTCTATCCCAGCCCTAAGCCCGGAACGAAGCCTTTTTGTGATTGTCAAGGCATTTGCTGCCGGAATTATCTTAGCAACGGGGTTTATGCACGTCCTACCGGACTCATTCGACATGTTGTCGTCAAGTTGCCTTAAGGAGAACCCGTGGCATAAGTTCCCCTTTACTGGATTTGTGGCTATGTTGTCCGCTATAGTTACAATGGCTATTGACTCTATAGCAACTAGTTTGTATAGCAAAAAACATAAAGCTGGTGTGGTTAATCCAGAAATTGGTCAGGTTCAAGGTGGTGGTGATCAAGAAATGGGTGTGCTGAATGCtgttcattcacatcatcaccaTGGATCCTTTTCGACTAAAGATGGTGTTGAAGGCAAAAAACTACTACGATACAGAGTCATTGCCATG GTGTTAGAGCTGGGAATCATCGTTCATTCAATAGTGATAGGGATTTCACTTGGTGCTTCAAACAATACATGCACAATTAAGGGACTTGTTGCTGCACTTTGCTTTCATCAAATGTTTGAAGGAATGGGACTTGGTGGTTGCATTCTCCAG GCTGAGTACAAGTTCATGAAGAAGACACTTATGGCATTTTTCTTCGCAGTAACAACTCCATTTGGTATAGCACTTGGTATAGCACTGTCAACTACTTATGAGGAAAATAGCCCACGGGCGTTAATAACCGTTGGATTGCTCAATGCATCATCTGCTGGCCTTTTGATTTATATGGCTTTGGTTGATCTTCTTGCTGCTGATTTTATGGGTGACAAATTACAAGAAAGTGTGAAGCTACAAATCAAGTCATACATGGCCGTTCTACTAGGTGCCGGTGGAATGTCTCTCATGGCCAAATGGGCCTAG
- the LOC129874393 gene encoding fe(2+) transport protein 1-like, whose amino-acid sequence MINYNFNHIAIFFVLISIFAPRVLSAVEDCGAEEDNACVNKSKALPLKIIAIVSILITSMIGVCLPLVTRSIPALSPERSLFVMVKAFAAGIILATGFMHVLPDSFDMLSSSCLKENPWHKFPFTGFVAMLSAIVTMGIDSIATSLYSQKHQGDVDQEMGAVNDGHSHGVDDAKLLRYRVIAMMLELGIIVHSIVIGISLGASNNTCTIKGLVAALCFHQMFEGMGLGGCILQAEYKLLKNALMAFFFAVTTPFGIALGIVLSTTYEENSPRALITVGLLNASSAGLLIYMALVDLLAADFMGDKLQESVKLQIKSYMAVLLGAGGMSLMAKWA is encoded by the exons atgataaattataatttcaatCACATCGCCATCTTCTTCGTTCTCATCTCAATTTTCGCTCCTCGAGTTTTATCAGCAGTAGAAGATTGTGGAGCAGAAGAAGACAATGCATGTGTCAACAAATCCAAAGCTTTACCCTTAAAAATCATAGCTATAGTCTCGATATTAATCACTAGCATGATCGGAGTATGTCTTCCACTGGTCACGCGTTCTATCCCAGCCCTAAGCCCGGAACGAAGCCTTTTTGTGATGGTTAAGGCATTTGCTGCCGGAATTATCCTAGCAACGGGGTTTATGCACGTCCTACCGGACTCATTCGACATGTTGTCGTCAAGTTGCCTTAAGGAGAACCCGTGGCATAAGTTTCCCTTTACTGGATTTGTGGCTATGTTGTCCGCTATAGTAACGATGGGTATTGACTCTATAGCTACTAGTTTGTATAGCCAGAAACATCAAGGTGATGTTGATCAGGAAATGGGTGCAGTAAATGATGGACATTCACATGGTGTTGATGACGCAAAACTACTAAGATACAGAGTGATTGCCATG ATGTTAGAGCTGGGAATCATAGTTCACTCAATAGTGATAGGGATTTCACTTGGTGCTTCAAACAATACATGCACAATTAAGGGACTTGTTGCTGCACTTTGCTTTCATCAAATGTTTGAAGGAATGGGACTTGGTGGTTGCATTCTCCAG GCTGAGTACAAGCTCCTGAAGAATGCACTAATGGCATTTTTCTTTGCAGTAACAACCCCATTTGGTATAGCACTTGGTATAGTATTGTCAACTACTTATGAAGAAAATAGCCCTCGTGCTTTAATAACTGTGGGCTTGTTGAACGCCTCATCTGCTGGCCTTTTGATTTACATGGCTTTGGTGGATCTTCTTGCTGCTGATTTTATGGGTGACAAATTACAAGAAAGTGTGAAGCTACAAATCAAGTCATACATGGCCGTTCTACTAGGTGCCGGTGGAATGTCTCTCATGGCCAAATGGGCCTAG
- the LOC129874386 gene encoding fe(2+) transport protein 1-like, whose amino-acid sequence MTNYIFKNIAIFFIVLSILVPKVLSVVEDCGAEEDNACVNKSKALPLKIIAIVSILITSMIGVCLPLVTRSIPALSPERSLFVIVKAFAAGIILATGFMHVLPDSFDMLSSSCLKENPWHKFPFTGFVAMLSAIVTMAIDSIATSLYSKKHKAGVVNPEGDEEMSVAGNHVHSHHHHGSLSTKDGVDGKKLLRYRVIAMVLELGIIVHSIVIGLSLGASSNTCTIKGLVAALCFHQMFEGMGLGGCILQAEYKFLKKAIMAFFFAVTTPFGIALGIALSTTYEENSPQALITVGLLNASSAGLLIYMALVDLLAADFMGDKLQGSVKLQIKSYMAVLLGAGGMSVMAIWA is encoded by the exons ATgacaaattatattttcaaaaacaTCGCCATCTTCTTCATTGTCCTCTCGATTTTGGTCCCTAAAGTTTTATCAGTAGTAGAAGATTGTGGAGCAGAAGAAGACAATGCATGTGTCAACAAATCGAAAGCTTTACCCTTAAAAATCATAGCTATAGTCTCGATATTAATCACTAGCATGATCGGAGTATGTCTTCCATTGGTCACGCGTTCTATCCCAGCCCTAAGCCCGGAACGAAGCCTTTTTGTGATTGTCAAGGCATTTGCTGCCGGAATTATCTTAGCAACGGGGTTTATGCACGTCCTACCGGACTCATTCGACATGTTGTCGTCCAGTTGCCTTAAGGAGAACCCGTGGCATAAGTTCCCCTTTACTGGATTTGTGGCTATGTTGTCCGCTATAGTTACAATGGCTATTGACTCTATAGCAACTAGTTTGTATAGCAAAAAACATAAAGCTGGTGTGGTTAATCCAGAAGGTGATGAAGAAATGTCTGTGGCTGGAAATCATGTTCATTCCCATCATCACCATGGATCCCTTTCGACTAAAGATGGAGTTGATGGCAAAAAACTACTACGATACAGAGTAATTGCCATG GTGTTAGAGCTGGGAATTATTGTTCACTCAATAGTGATAGGGCTATCTCTAGGTGCGTCAAGCAATACGTGCACAATTAAAGGACTCGTCGCTGCACTTTGCTTTCATCAAATGTTTGAAGGAATGGGACTTGGTGGTTGCATCCTCCAG GCTGAGTACAAGTTTTTGAAGAAGGCAATAATGGCGTTTTTCTTCGCAGTAACAACTCCATTTGGTATAGCACTTGGAATAGCATTGTCAACTACTTATGAAGAAAACAGTCCACAGGCGTTAATAACCGTTGGATTGCTCAATGCATCATCTGCTGGCCTTCTAATCTATATGGCTTTGGTTGATCTTCTTGCTGCTGATTTTATGGGCGACAAATTACAAGGCAGTGTGAAGCTACAAATTAAGTCTTACATGGCTGTTCTTCTTGGTGCTGGTGGAATGTCAGTCATGGCCATTTGGGCCTAA
- the LOC129874435 gene encoding fe(2+) transport protein 1-like translates to MASSNPKIIFIFFILISIFTPQTFSQGDSSCESQTHNTCNNKSKAITLKIIAIVSILVTSMIGVCLPLVTRSISALSPDRNLFVIVKAFAAGIILGTGFMHVLPDSFEMLSSNCLKENPWHKFPFTGFVAMLSAIVTLAIDSMATSLYSRKHNNARLINPEQVQNGVHNIINGTGDQEMGTVNNNVHFHSHHHGSLSKDGMKLLRYRVIAMVLELGIIVHSIVIGISLGSSNNTCTIKGLVAALCFHQMFEGMGLGGCILQAEYKMLKKAAMAFFFSVTTPFGIALGIALSNTYEENSPRALITVGLLNASSAGLLIYMALVDLLAADFMGDKLQSSIKLQIKAFIAVLLGAGGMSLMAKWA, encoded by the exons ATGGCTTCTTCTAATCCCAAGattatcttcatcttcttcatcctcATTTCCATTTTCACACCTCAAACTTTCTCACAAGGTGACTCATCATGTGAATCACAAACGCACAACACATGCAACAACAAATCCAAAGCAATAACCTTAAAAATCATAGCCATAGTCTCCATATTAGTCACCAGCATGATTGGAGTATGTTTGCCTCTCGTCACACGTTCAATTTCCGCGTTAAGCCCCGACCGGAACCTTTTCGTTATCGTTAAGGCATTTGCTGCTGGAATTATTCTAGGAACCGGTTTCATGCACGTATTACCAGATTCATTTGAAATGTTGTCGTCTAATTGTCTGAAGGAAAATCCTTGGCATAAGTTCCCTTTCACTGGATTTGTTGCTATGTTATCGGCTATAGTTACGTTGGCTATTGACTCTATGGCTACTAGCTTGTATAGCAGGAAGCACAATAATGCTCGTCTAATTAATCCAGAACAAGTTCAAAATGGAGTACATAATATTATTAATGGTACCGGTGATCAAGAAATGGGCACGGTGAATAATAATGTGCATTTCCATTCTCATCACCATGGTTCCCTTTCGAAAGATGGAATGAAATTACTTCGTTACCGAGTTATTGCCATG GTATTAGAGCTTGGTATCATAGTTCACTCCATAGTAATAGGGATTTCACTTGGATCTTCAAACAATACATGCACAATTAAAGGATTAGTTGCTGCACTTTGCTTTCATCAAATGTTTGAAGGAATGGGACTTGGTGGTTGCATTCTTCAG GCAGAGTACAAAATGTTGAAAAAAGCAGCAATGGCATTTTTCTTTTCAGTAACAACCCCATTTGGTATAGCACTTGGAATTGCATTATCAAATACTTATGAAGAAAATAGCCCTCGTGCTTTAATAACTGTGGGCTTATTGAATGCCTCTTCTGCTGGCCTTTTGATTTATATGGCTTTGGTGGATCTTCTTGCTGCTGATTTTATGGGTGACAAGTTACAAAGCAGCATCAAGCTACAAATCAAGGCTTTTATTGCTGTGCTTTTGGGTGCTGGGGGCATGTCTCTTATGGCCAAATGGGCTTAG
- the LOC129873909 gene encoding putative pentatricopeptide repeat-containing protein At5g43820, with the protein MLLARFLSSRFTSPSLSSLISIFSRSISSLPEKVPTDFDESHVLNQLSDLLPIRRTSSIEKPIPADSSEQKNQFRVFDELLTPEDKLRGIFLQKLQGKTAIEKALTSVDVELTVDLVAKVVNKGNLDAASMATFFNWVIKQQKIPIDNDAYCIILKALGRRKFFGQMVEMLKKMRNQGVIPDSETLNIVVDSFVRARQISKAIQLFSGLEDYGLRCNTETLNVVLQCLCRRSHVGAASSLLVKMKENVSFDVTTYNIVIGGWSRFGRVKEVERTLKTMVDDGFEADSLTYSYVLECLGRAGRVDDAIEIFEGLEEKGCVLDAEIYNAMVSNFIAQGEIDESFKYYERMLNTEIEPNADTYMRLISAFLKARRVADAIEMFDDMLSRGMLVTTGTVTSFLEPLCSYGPPHAALMIYKKARQAGCRISLTAYKLLLMRLSRFGKCGMLLNIWNEMQETGYSSDMQVYEYVINGLCNIGQLENAVLVMEEALEKGFYPGKLICSKLNNKLLGSNKVEIAYRLFLKIKIARGKQNSQTYWRAKGWHF; encoded by the coding sequence ATGCTTCTGGCAAGATTTCTCAGTTCCAGGTTCACTTCTCCGAGTCTTTCCTcgttaatttctatattttctcGCTCAATTTCATCACTACCTGAGAAAGTCCCCACTGATTTTGACGAATCTCATGTTCTGAATCAACTTTCCGACCTTTTACCCATCCGTCGAACCTCTTCAATCGAAAAACCCATTCCTGCAGATTCCTCTGAACAAAAAAATCAGTTTAGAGTTTTCGATGAGCTTTTAactcccgaagataagttacgCGGCATTTTTCTTCAGAAGCTTCAGGGCAAAACTGCAATCGAGAAGGCACTGACATCTGTTGACGTTGAATTAACGGTTGATTTAGTTGCTAAAGTAGTAAACAAGGGGAATTTAGATGCTGCATCAATGGCTACATTTTTCAATTGGGTTatcaaacaacaaaaaataccTATTGATAATGATGCTTACTGTATAATTCTTAAAGCATTAGGGAGGAGGAAGTTTTTCGGGCAGATGGTTgaaatgttgaagaaaatgaGGAATCAAGGAGTTATCCCTGATTCAGAGACGCTTAACATTGTTGTTGATAGTTTTGTTCGAGCTCgacaaatttcaaaggctataCAATTGTTTAGTGGATTAGAGGACTATGGATTGAGATGTAATACAGAGACACTTAACGTTGTTTTACAGTGTTTATGTCGTAGATCACATGTAGGTGCTGCGAGTTCATTACTTGTGAAAATGAAAGAGAATGTTTCTTTTGATGTCACAACCTATAATATAGTCATTGGTGGGTGGTCGAGATTCGGAAGAGTTAAGGAAGTCGAGAGAACCTTGAAAACCATGGTGGATGATGGATTTGAGGCAGATAGTTTGACTTATAGTTATGTTCTTGAATGTTTAGGGAGAGCTGGTCGAGTTGATGACGCTATTGAAATTTTTGAGGGTTTGGAGGAAAAAGGGTGTGTACTTGATGCTGAGATCTACAATGCAATGGTTTCGAATTTCATTGCACAGGGTGAAATTGATgaatcatttaaatattatgaGAGGATGTTAAACACGGAGATCGAGCCAAATGCTGATACTTATATGAGACTAATATCTGCTTTTCTGAAAGCTAGAAGAGTAGCCGATGCAATTGAAATGTTTGATGACATGTTAAGCCGGGGGATGCTTGTAACTACAGGGACTGTAACCTCTTTTCTTGAGCCTTTATGTAGCTATGGTCCACCGCATGCAGCTCTAATGATTTATAAGAAGGCGAGACAAGCTGGATGTAGGATATCCTTGACTGCATACAAGTTGCTGCTTATGCGGCTTTCTAGGTTTGGGAAATGTGGTATGCTGTTAAACATCTGGAATGAGATGCAAGAAACTGGTTATTCTTCCGATATGCAAGTTTATGAGTATGTCATCAATGGGCTTTGTAACATAGGACAACTTGAAAATGCTGTCCTGGTAATGGAGGAAGCTTTAGAGAAAGGATTTTACCCTGGCAAGCTTATTTGTAGCAAATTAAACAACAAGCTACTAGGTTCGAACAAAGTAGAGATTGCATACAGGCtttttttaaagataaaaattGCACGTGGAAAGCAAAATTCACAAACATACTGGCGTGCTAAAGGGTGGCATTTCTAA